A part of Cuculus canorus isolate bCucCan1 chromosome 23, bCucCan1.pri, whole genome shotgun sequence genomic DNA contains:
- the CDON gene encoding LOW QUALITY PROTEIN: cell adhesion molecule-related/down-regulated by oncogenes (The sequence of the model RefSeq protein was modified relative to this genomic sequence to represent the inferred CDS: inserted 3 bases in 2 codons; deleted 9 bases in 7 codons; substituted 2 bases at 2 genomic stop codons): MHLDPQRLQALLVIATVGLISATGSDLTPRFISEPLSTVQKPGGSIQLHCSAEPSTAQLSWLFNGQPLDSKVGEVDIQAGFLTVVSLSLSMSGRYQCVANSSVGAVLSRPAVVSMGSKSGXFDTSVKPGIAVEEGGTAFISCKVPESNPKAQVRFQVRGRWLEQSTDNYLILPSGNLQILNVSLEDKGSYKCAAYNPVTHDLRTELTGQTLTVTRSSSHGFHAXLHPLASRACKCPXHSSLMLECVVSGLPPASVRWIKDGQDALRKAGWKLLHSHLVTESLRTLDSGNYSPAWWEMDFGSVKYINYSLTVLEPASISKGLQDETVAAGDTAHFWCDIQGSPAPTLTWLHNAALLQLSPRHLLYGKXICGSVLSPLRDSGFVPVVWQTTGVGFMQSTGTLRVQTGKDSRPIIVSPPASVTFSGWWDVTLSCNALATPLPVIRWYDSRGLVPSHPSRCFIQNCRNPPQAKGGSAVGETTYFSVSQAGWSSLHIGSVTPEHAGEYTCGSHQHARLHDVKAFLTVVPLETGRKAEETAPMEIAQSDESDFGAETAFSSSPPTKLHLDAAVTEKAWNGAAPPEAPIILSPPQTQKPDVYTLVWRSGRDGGSSINAYFVKYRKLDDSVSAAGGWHTVRVPGSENELRLTELEPSSLYEVLMVARNAAGEGQPAMLTFRTSKERTASSKNTQAPSPPVGIPKHPVIHEGTNNFGVILPDLSRHSGVPEAPDRPTISTASESSVYVTWIPRANGGSPITAFKVEYKRLGRNSDWVTAADNISPSKLSVEVRNLEPGEMYRFRVIAVNNYGESPRSAASRPYQVAGFTSRFSSRPIAGPHIAYTEAISDTQIMLKWTYITSSNNNTPIQGFYIYYRPTDSDNDSDYKRDIVEGTKQWHMINHLQPETSYDIKMQCYNEGGESEYSNVMICETKVKRTPGASEYPVKDLSTPPNAPERVGAGGAGPSSGPVRSSDMLYLIVGLVLGVMVLILIVFIAMCLWKNRQQNAMQKYDPPGYLYHGADISGQMIEYTTLPGTSRVNGSIHGNFISSGLSNGCPHIHHKVANGVNGIVNGGAGLYPRHSNSLSRTHVDYDHPHHLVDGRGMYQQCHKPDPAECVHCRNCRNNNRCFTKPSNASSSSALPAVPVAALDQDGLEMEPLHHQVMVAVGLASTVPECSAQREERGKEKAEQPSTQHPCCQEGMDQLSMDYTDGGNCVHSETSNHILSWGPLILQPVSKDCQGKPGWSSSSITLTSSGDLRQLQLQETCRSDHCPH, from the exons atttAACTCCCCGTTTTATTTCTGAGCCCCTATCGACTGTCCAGAAGCCTGGTGGATCCATCCAGCTCCACTGCTCTGCTGAGCCCTCCACGGCTCAGCTTTCCTGGCTGTTTAATGGGCAGCCCCTGGACAGCAAGGTGGGAGAAGTGGACATCCAGGCAGGATTTTTGACAGTcgtctccctcagcctctcaaTGTCTGGTCGCTATCAGTGTGTCGCTAACAGCAGTGTGGGTGCCGTGCTGAGCAGGCCTGCAGTGGTATCGATGGGCAGTAA GTCTGGCTGATTTGATACATCAGTGAAACCTGGCATTGCAGTGGAGGAGGGTGGAACAGCGTTTATCAGCTGCAAGGTGCCAGAAAGTAACCCAAAAGCACAGGTTCGCTTCCAAGTGCGGGGAAGGTGGCTGGAACAATCAACAG ACAACTACCTAATTCTTCCATCTGGAAACCTGCAGATTTTGAATGTATCTTTAGAAGACAAAGGATCCTATAAATGTGCAGCGTAC AACCCCGTGACTCACGATCTCAGAACAGAACTCACTGGACAA ACGCTCACAGTCACTC gctcttCCTCACATGGCTTCCACGCATAACTTCACCCCCTGGCATCCAGAGCCTGCAAGTGCCC GCACAGCTCTCTGATGCTGGAATGTGTTGTCAGCGGGTTGCCTCCAGCCTCTGTC CGCTGGATTAAAGACGGCCAGGATGCTCTGAGAAAAGCAGGTTGGAAACTGCTGCACTCCCATCTGGTGACGGAGAGCTTGAGGACACTGGACTCTGGAAATTACTCTCCTGCGTGGTGGGAAATGGACTTTGGAAGT GTGAAATACATTAACTATTCACTTACTGTACTTG AACCTGCCTCAATCTCCAAAGGGCTGCAAGATGAAACCGTGGCT GCTGGAGACACTGCGCATTTCTGGTGCGACATCCAGGGAAGCCCTGCTCCGACCCTCACCTGGCTCCACAatgcagctctcctgcagctctCTCCACGGCATCTGCTGTATGGGA CCATCTGTGGATCCGTGCTGTCGCCCCTGAGGGACTCTGGCTTTGTACCAGTGGTGTGGCAGACAACGGGGGTTGGATTTATGCAGTCCACTGGGACACTTCGTGTCCAGACAG GCAAGGACTCCAGGCCCATTATCGTTTCTCCACCAGCAAGCGTCACATTTAGTGGATGGTGGGATGTGACGCTGTCCTGCAATGCACTGGCCACC CCCCTTCCTGTGATCCGTTGGTACGACAGCAGAGGACTT GTACCAAGCCACCCTTCCAGGTGCTTCATTCAAAACTGCAGAAACCCTCCTCAAGCAAAGGGGGGCAGTGCTGTTGGAGAGACCACCTACTTCTCCGTGTCCCAAGCGGGCTGGAGCTCCTTGCACATTGGGAGTGTGACTCCTGAGCATGCTGGCGAGTACACATGTGGAAGCCATCAACACGCACGGCTCCATGACGTCAAAGCCTTCCTTACAGTCG TTCCTTTAGAAACtggcaggaaagctgaagaaacgGCTCCCATGGAAATTGCCCAAAGCGATGAAAGTGATTTTGgtgcagaaacagctttttcaagCTCGCCTCCAACAAAATTGCATTTGGATGCAGCTGTAACAGAAAAAGCGTGGAATGGTGCTGCTCCCCCCGAAGCGCCCATCATCCTTAGCCCCCCGCAGACGCAGAAGCCGGACGTGTACACCCTGGTGTGGCGCTCAGGGAGGGACGGAGGCTCGTCCATCAACGCCTACTTTGTCAAATACCGCAAG CTGGATGACAGCGTCAGCGCAGCAGGTGGCTGGCACACGGTGCGTGTCCCTGGCAGTGAGAACGAGCTGCGGCTCACCGAGCTGGAGCCCTCCAGCCTCTATGAAGTTCTGATGGTGGCAAGGAATGCTGCTGGTGAAGGGCAGCCTGCTATGCTGACGTTTCGCACCAGCAAAG AAAGAACGGCATCCTCGAAAAACACTCaggctccatctcctcctgtgGGCATTCCTAAACATCCCGTCATTCACGAAGGGACAAATAATTTTGGTGTCATCCTTCCAGACCTGTCTCGACACAGCGGTG TTCCAGAAGCTCCTGACAGACCCACCATCTCCACAGCATCAGAATCGTCCGTCTATGTCACGTGGATACCACGAGCAAATGGTGGCTCCCCCATTACTGCTTTTAAAGTGGAGTATAAACGCCTGGGTCGGAACAGTGACTGGGTGACTGCAGCTGATAATATTTCTCCTTCGAAACTGTCTGTGGAAGTTCGTAACTTGGAGCCAG gagaaatgtaTAGGTTCCGTGTGATTGCTGTGAACAACTATGGGGAGAGCCCACGCAGTGCAGCATCTCGCCCTTACCAAGTAGCGGGATTTACCAGCCGGTTTTCCAGCCGCCCGATTGCAGGACCTCACATTGCTTATACTGAAGCCATCAGTGACACTCAGATCATGTTAAAATGGACG TACATTACATCCAGCAACAACAACACACCCATCCAAGGATTTTATATCTATTACCGACCTACGGACAGCGACAATGACAGTGACTACAAGAGGGATATCGTGGAAG GTACAAAGCAATGGCACATGATAAATCACCTGCAGCCAGAAACATCGTACGACATTAAAATGCAGTGCTACAACGAAGGTGGTGAAAGCGAGTACAGCAACGTGATGATCTGTGAAACCAAAG TGAAACGCACACCGGGAGCATCCGAATATCCAGTGAAGGACTTGAGTACACCACCAAATGCCCCTGAGCGGGTTGGCGCAGGCGGAGCGGGGCCTTCCAGTGGCCCTGTTCGGAGCAGTGACATGCTGTACCTCATTGTGGGGCTGGTCCTGGGTGTGATGGTCCTTATTCTCATTGTTTTCATTGCCATGTGCTTGTGGAAGAACCGTCAGCAAAATGCCATGCAGA AGTATGACCCTCCTGGCTATCTCTATCACGGAGCAGATATCAGCGGGCAAATGATTGAGTACACAACTTTACCCGGCACAAGCCGAGTCAATGGCAGCATCCATGGAAACTTCATAAGCAGCGGCCTCAGCAACGGCTGTCCACACATCCATCATAAAGTTGCTAATGGAGTTAATGGGATTGTGAATGGAGGTGCTGGGCTGTACCCAAGGCACAGCAACTCCCTGTCCAGGACACACGTGGACTATGACCATCCCCATCATCTTGTAGAC GGGCGTGGGATGTACCAGCAGTGCCACAAACCGGACCCCGCCGAGTGTGTCCATTGCCGAAACTGCCGGAACAATAACAG GTGTTTCACCAAACCCAGCAACGCTTCCAGCAGCAGTGCCCTACCCGCCGTGCCCGTGGCAGCACTGGATCAGGATGGTTTGGAGATGGAACCTCTGCATCACCAGGTGATGGTGGCCGTGGGCCTGGCCTCCACCGTCCCAGAGTGCAGTGCCCAGCGGGAGGAGCGGggcaaggagaaagcagagcagcCCTCCACCCAGCATCCCTGCTGTCAAGAAGGCATGGACCAGCTCTCCATGGATTACACAGATG